GTAGTGTTCGAAGCATGGGAAAGATTTAAGAAGCTGCTGCGGAGGTGCCCTCACAGCGGAATGGAGCAATGGATACAACTTCATGACTTTTGGTATGGTTTAAACCCGTAATCAAGGAGATTGCTAAATAGTGCAGTTGCAGGCCCTCTGATGAAGAAAACTCCGGAAGAGATTGTTACTCTCTTGAATGAACTATCTGAAGATGCAGATCAATGGTCCACAGACCAAGGGGATCGGAGAAAATCAGCAGGGGTGCACCAAGTAGAATCATTTGTAGCAATGCAGGCCCAAATAACAGCAATGGCTAAGGACATCAAGCAATTGACTATGGCTCAGGTGCAAACTCAACCACATGTGGGTCGTGATATCTGTAGGATGGGACACCCTACACATGAGTGTCAAGATACAACTAAGGAGGTCAACGCTATGGGAAATTTTAATAGAGGAAACTACCAAGGTGGGAACAACTTTAATGCTATGGGTCAAATACATCCAGTTTTTTCGTGGAGTTCACCTAATGGGAGCTTGAACTCATGGTAGCAAAATAATCTCAGACCCCAGGGTCAAGGACCACCAGATTTTCAGAACCACCAGAGGCAACAATACCAGCCACCACATCTAAATTAGTCAAATATGGAAGATCTCATGAAGGCATTCATCAACAAAACAGATGAAAAATTCGTGACTCAGGGCACGACTATCTGGAACTTAGAAAGGCAAATGGGACAGATTGCAAATTTGTTATCTAAGAGGGCTCCTGGGACTCTCTCATCCGACACTGAAAAGAACTCGAAGGAAATAATCAAAGTTGCATCTCTGAGAAGCAGAAAAACATTGACTGGCCCAATAGTGAAGGCTAAAATTGGAAGTGGTCAACAAGCAGACTGAGACACCAGCATAGGAAAAGAATGAAGAGAAAAAGAGCCAGAATAGTAAGGTacaaaaagaaattgaagaaagtaGACATATGCCAGCTCTACCGTTCCCTCAAAAGATGAAGCGGGAGAAACTTGACAAGtgttttgggcgattcttggagatgcTCAAACAACTTTATGTGAACATCCCTTTCACAGAGGTACTCACTCAGATGCCCGcttatgcaaagttcttgaagGAAATCCTGTCTAGAAAGAGAAAATTAGAGGAGACAATAGTGGTCAAGCTGAATGCCCACTGCAGTTCTATATTGCAGAACAAAATTCCCCTAAAGTGTGAGGACCCAGGAAGCTTCACCATACCATGCTCGTTGGGGAGTGAAAATTTTGACAAGGCCCTCCGTGATTCAGGTGCGTCTATAAATCTAATGCCTCTGTCTGTACTCACGAAACTAGAAGGTGAACTTGTAGTGATCAAATCAATACCAGTGTCCCTACAACTGGCCGACCGGACCACCATTCTACCTAAGGTAATCATTGAAGATATTCTAGTGCGGGTGGACAAGTTTGTGTTCCCCGTCGATTTTATTGTGGTGGATATGGAGGGAACAAGGAGGTGCCTTTAATTCTAGGGAGGCCATTTTTATGTACAGGTAGAGCCATCCTTGATAATTATGAGGGGCAACTTATGCTTAGAGTGAGAACTGAGAAAGTAGTATTCTAGATGAAGAGAATAATGAAATACCCCAGTGATGAGGTGTCTGCCTACTCGTGCTTCAAGCTAGATGTTGTTGGGGAATTGACTGAAAAATACAAGCTTGACAAGCTTGCGAGGGATACTCTAGAGAGGTGTATTACTCAATCTAGCACAATGGATGATAAAGATCCTCAAATAAAGAAAGAGGCTGAAGCTCTTGAAACTGAGGATCAAGTGGTTGAtgaggagaaactaaaagaggagGATTCTAAGCCTAATGTGGAATTGAAAGTCCTCCCAACTCACTTGAAATATGCTTTTCTTGAAACTAACAACTTTCCtatgattatttctgctgatttgACCGGTATACAGGAGCAAAATCTGGTGGAGTTGTTGTCAAAGTACAAGAAGGCCATTGGTTGGAGCATAGATGATATTCAAGGAATTAGTCTAACCAtatgcatgcacaaaatcctgtTGGAAGAAAATAGCAAGCCAGTGGTACAGCCTCAACGCAAGCTGAACAAAAATTTGGAGGAAGTAGTGCACAAGGAGATCATCAAATTGCTAGATGCGGGAGTGATTTTTCCCATCTCTGATAGCCAGTGGTTAAGTCCAGTGCAAGTTGTACCCAAAAAGGGGGGCATGACaatggtgaaaaataaaaataatgaattgatccccacaagaacagTCACCGGGTGGAGAATGTGCATTTATTATAGAAGGCTGAATGAGGCAACAAGGAAAGACCACGTTCCACtcccttttattgatcaaatgctcgaGAAGGTAGCTGGACACGGATACTACTGCTTCctggatgggtattcaggctacGATCAGATAACAATTGCCCTAGAAGATGTTgggaagaccacattcacttgccCGTCAGGTATTTTTGCTTACAAGAGGATGCCGTTTGGGCTATGTAATGCACCTGCCACCTTTCAGAGGTGCATGATATCTATATTCTCTGACTTAAACTGGAAGTGTctagaggttttcatggatgatttcacccCTTTTGGTGATGATTTTGAGGATTGTTTGATGAATTTGAAGCTCGTGCTTGAACGTTGTGAAGCTACTCACTTGGTTCTTAACTGGGAGAAGTGTCACCTCATGGTAAATGAGGGAATTGTCCTGGGCTACAAGGTAACTGCACATGGAATTGAGATTGACAAAGCTAAGGTGGACGTTATTGCTAAGCTTCCTCCCCCGACTTCGGTGAAGAGCATAAGAAGCTTCTTGGGACATGTTGGGTTCTATATGAGGTTTATAAAAATAATTCCAGCATTACCAAGCCATTGGCACAATTGCTAGCGAAGGATGCCAAGTTTATTTTCAATGTGGAGTGCTTAGGAGcattcaaattgttaaagaaaaagCTTGTGAGTGCTCCTATTATGGTGACACCTAATTAGAGCCAGCCATTTGAGATAATGTGTGATGCGAGTGATATAGCTGTGGGAGCGGTTCTGGGGCAATGAAGAGATAAAATATTTAGACCCATCTACTATGCAAGCAGGAcattgaatgatgctcaagtaaaTTATGCCACTACTGAGAAGAAGTTTTTTGCTGTGGTCTTTGCTTTTGACAAGTTTAGATCATACCTGGTGGGAAGCAAGGTGATTGTACACACTGATCACTCAACGTTGAATTACCTGTTGAGTAAGAAAGAAATCCAAGCCGCGTCTGATACAGTGGGTATTGTTGCTCTAAGAGTTTGActtggaaataaaagataggaaaTGCATAGAGAATCAAGTCACAGATCATCTATCTCGGCTTGAGAATCCTCCAGTTTAAACAGTTGAAATAAGGGAAGAGTTCCCTGATGAGTAGATATTTTCCATAGCAGCGATTTTCGAAAGGCCGCTTTGGTACGCGGATGTAGCCAACTTTTGGGCTAGTGGATGGTTACCCCGTGACCTCACTCATGATCAAAGAAGGAAGCTTCAAGGTGAGATAAAAAGTTATTTCTAGGATGACCTGTTCTTGTTTAAACAGTGTgcagatggtgtgattcgacgatgtgtgcCTGAAGGAGAAATGGCAAGCATTCTGTCTCATTGCCATGATGGAGCAGCTGGAGGTCACTATGGTGGAAATCGCACAACATCAAAGGTCATGGAAGCTGGTTTCTTTTGTCCTACTCTGTACAACGATGCAAGGGCATATGTAGCTGCATGTGACAAGTGTCAAAGAGCAGGTAATATTAACAAGAGGGATGAAATGCCGCTCAACTCCATTCTGGTATGTGAAATTTTTGACgtttggggcattgacttcatgggtccgtTCCCGATGTCGCATTCTCATGAGTATATACTAGTAGCTGTTGACTGCGTCTCTAAATGGGTCGAAACAATCCCTACTAGGACCAATGATGCTCGGGTGGTGTGTGAGTTCTTGCAAAAAACTATCTTTACCCGTTTTGGGACACCTCGAGCAATTATCAGTGACAATGGGTCGCACTTTGTGAATAAGCAGTTTGCTACACTGCTGTCCAAGTATCGAGTCACACACAAAACAGGAATCCCGTACCATGCCCAAACTAGTGGGCAAGTCGAAATGGCTAACCAGGAACTAAAACAAATTCTTGAAAAGACGGTTAGTGCTTCTCTTAAAGATTGGTCTGTCAAGTTGGATGAAGCACTATGGGCATATAGAACTACGTTCAAAACGACCATAGGGACTTCACCATTCAAATTAGTGTATGGTAAGTCGTGTCACCTAcctgttgagatagaacataaGGCTTATTGGACAATTAAAATGCTTAATCTAGATCTTAGTCTTGCAGGTGATCACAGGTTGGAGCAGATGAATGAATTGAAAGAGTTCAGACTAGGCGAGTATGAAAGTGCGCGGATCTTCAAGGAAAAGACTAAAAGGTGGCATGATTGTCTGATTAAGCTAAAGGAGTTTCATGAAGGGGACAGAGTCTTACTGTACAACAGTAGACTCAGATTATTTCTCGGAAAATTCAAGTCTAGATGGACAGGACCATATGTGGTGAAGCATGTATCACCATACGGGGCAATTAAGATCTAGAACCAAGATGGAACAGAAAGTTTCAAAGTAAATGGGCACAAACTAAAATCGTATTTTGTTGGATGATTTGCACAGCAATCCTCGAGCATCAAAATCAACTGAGGATGCCCGGTTGGGTCAAGCTGATGAATATAACTCAGAACTACCTCTAACCCTTCTGCTAGTTAGATTTGTTTTTCTTTAGTGTGTACTATGATGTAGTAGgtattaataaaaaaaacaaaaacgtgcgcggccgcgcactttCAGGTCCTCATTGCCAAACATGCGCAGACGCGCACCTGGGCACATACTTTTGGCCCCTCACTGCCacacgtgcgcggccgcgcaccgaCCGCACAaaggtaattttttttatttttttattttttttcttttcgttctTGGTTCTTTAGAACTTTCGGCCCCTCCTCTTtccttcacataattcaaatctCCCCCTCTAAACACTCACAATATCAAATTCCCCCCTTTTTCCCTTCTTCTAAACAACCCTAACCCCACCCCCTTCTCTCATCTCTTCTCTACATAGATCCCCACCATCAATTGAAGTGCCTTCCTCCTTCTTCTCCCCAACCCAAATCCTCACAAGTTCCCCTCATGTAAGTGAGATGTTCCCCCCCCCCTCTTATTTtagttttgtttcttttctttttcttgaattgTAGTAGATTTTTGTTAGTTCTTGTGTTGGGGTAATAGTTAAGTTTCACCATGATGGGTTGGGTGTGACATTGGTGTATCTTTTGTCGAAATTGAGGGCTAAAGAATTGTTGTTTGGGGGTTCAGGTACTGTGCACATCAAGAGTTTGTATAAATGCCCCAAAGAGTTTGAGAATGTAAGTTTGTGACCAAGTGTgctggtgaagtctgagtaaccattTTTTGTCCAACCACCATGCTTTTAGCTGATATTGGTGTTTGTTACAGGTATTGTGATGCCATCCAAGAAACGAAAAACCACAAGTGCTTCCTCCAGTGATCACGCTGGCTCGTCTCGACCGCGAGCTTCTGCCAATGCTCGCCCGTTTGATAATAACAAGTTCGTATCCAGTGCAGTCCATGAACGCTTATATAAAAAGGCACCCAAGAAACCCATACCGGAGAGGGGAATCGATATGGGGTCCCTCCAAAATAACTGCCCCAATATGTATCGTGAATTGGTCCGGCGAGAGCTGGGGatattgtttgaagaacttaaCGAAGCCAATTTAATGGTTGTTCGGGAGTTTTATCTGAACTGCCCGGAACATATTAACCATGTCTGCACGGTTCGAAAGAAGAGTGTGGACGCATCCATAGAGGCCATTCGGAGGGCCTACCGGTTGCTAGTGTTTGGGGAAAATCCTGAAGCAGAAGACTACTATGACATATATAGCAGAGAACCAACCCCTGTGGCAATTGTTCTTTAGAAATTTCTGTGTGCCCAATAAGGAGGTAGTGTGGGTTATGTCGGGGCGAAAGTTTCATTCGGCATCGCTTacctttgaagggaagtgttGGCTCCACATTATAAATAGCCGTCTGCTGCTTTTCTCAAATACCACTAAGGTGAATGGTCCCCGGGATGCACTGAGCTGGTGTTTTATCAGTGGCCATGACTTTGATGTGGCTAAGGTTATCCACGACGAGATGTTCATTCGTTGTCCTGTACAAAGGTATGGGTTCTTCTTTCTATCCTTAATCACTCGGTTATGCTGTCAGGCACATGTACCGGAATACATGGACTTGGATGGGAAAGTAAAAAGGGAACAAAAGTTCCGGGCTGATAAAGTGGTAATTGGGAAGGAACCTGGTGGACCTgttgaggaaaatagtgatgaatctgatgcaccagaaGAGGGTAATGAAGTGCAAGCTGAGGATGTGGCTGCTTCGCCCCCGCACGAGCAGGTGGTTGAGGGAACCTCAGTTGTCAGATGAGACACAAGAATGAGCACCTTAGAGCAAGAAATGGTAGGGATGTGTACTTCTGTCATAGACTTGGGAGCTCGAGTGGATGCCCTTGCTACCCAAAATTCCAAGTATGAGAGAAAGGTCATGGCATGGCTGCATGTGCTTGTCCGAGCTTGCCATCTAGACCCCAACACTGTCTCCGACACATACTGACTCTATCAGGGAAATTTTCTTTACCTTACATTTTTCTTTGtgtgacatggggacatgccaccaTTTTAAAGTGTGGGATAGGGGATATATTGTATGTATAGTGTATGTATGTAGTAATGTATATTaattttagtttcttttgttagttttagtaatcgaaaaaaaaaacataaaagctTAAAGTTTTtgactttttccgatgatggatatcattcgacgggtttcttgagggattaaagttgaaagaaaaatgcaaaaagatttTCTTGTGTAGTTAGTGTAATAATTCTCCCTTGGTTTATTTTTGTGTTgcagttctttttcaagggtctcatttgaaccaggtgtagttagttttattttttttagaagtaGGAACCCTTGTGTTATGGGTTGAAATGaaaataatatctcttgactttattatgccttgagaatgtAAGTGCTTTAGGGTTGGCGCTTAGGCTCCGTTTTTTGACTCTTtcataagtaccttaaatcgtatgatcttaactttgcttaactgatTTGACTAGAGCGTCTTGATGAGTTCAATCTTgtgtgagttatgtgccatgtgagtgtgaggtttggtgtagtttgtgcattgcatttgatgtctagaacttgccccgtgtgtttgcaaagcgaaatagtagttttgttcagtcttggaagtgatataagcgtttctttgttgagccagctaTATAGGTTACCCACCAacttgttatgtatcgtagttaaccccgctGAGTCTGTAATaatatttctttggcaaccacattataaGACTTACCCTTTTATTTGAATTGACTACCTATTTAAACTATttacctctcttgagcacttgaaattgtataaactttgtaaaagttgaagtgtgggtgATTAGGTTGGCTTTTGAGTGggactaatgaaataaggagaaggTGCACTgaattgaaaaagtaagagccacttgaattgaaaaataaaaataaaaatttatgtagctgtatgattgtgaaaaatgaTCATTgacttggagggagggagccgagggtctatcggaaacagtctctctaccccagggtaggggtaaggtttgcgtacacactaccctccccagactccactagtgggattatattgggttgttgttgttgtattcagcCAAAGAGAGTTTCTCTCACGAAGGAGCATGCAATGGAagcacataattaattccagatATACGAAATCCTGTAATCCATGTTGTGATTAGTAAAATGTATAATTGATTACCAAGTCCTTTAGCGTTGTGTACTCAGCTGAAACAATAAGTTTTAATTGTTTGTTCATAGTCCAATTTTGACGTTGTTGGGCTCTTTGGGAAGCCCGTACTCTTTTAAAGCTTTAAAGCTGGGCTTAGCTTGTTGTGAGTTCAGTCGGGTCTGGAATGGTTGATTGATTAAGCCTACAATGACTGATAAAGTGTTTGGAGAAGATTGACCGTTTCAGAGGGGCCATGAGGTGGTGGGCTTTGATTGTTAGCTCAATCGTATCCTTGTTCATACCTGTGGATGGTTTTTATAATGcaattctttaattaattttagcTTTCAACACCATTGCCCAAACAGTAATAACGACAAGTCAAGAATTATTCATCGAAGTTATCTTTCTAATTTCACGTGCTTTATATGTGGGTTTCAAACGAACTTCAGTACTCTAGGCTTTTCCCAATTAAAGGTTCATGCTCTTCCTTAACTCATTTTAATCACCCACAAAGTATTTTCCATAACTTTAGACGTTTTCACAAACAAACTCGAACCTTCAGAAATTAATCAACTCTTAAACATGCATAGATTTCTCTAGGCTTAGCTTTCATTTATTATcatgattatgtacacgttcgcgtcacataattatgattcccaaaaaataaatcaaggtacgcgTTTTCGCGGCTTTGGACaaacaatcttaataataataaagtgttattaattgtgtacacgtatgtgTGATATGGGTTTGACACACAAAATCAAGCAAATACATACACGTggttcgtttcaagataatttcataCTTTAAGTAATTCAAATGCGGTAGAAGAATAAAATACACATAGATTCAAAAACCCGTAATAATTCGTTAATTAAGCCAAGTTATGATtgtaagcgaccgtgctagaaccacgaaattcgggagtgtctcacaccttctcccaggttaacagattttcttacccgatcttctgtgttTTGCAGACTTTAAACAAAGTCAATTTTCCTTCATTtcagatttaaaaaataaatgacGACTCAGAACACCGTAATTAAATAAAGTGGCAactcttttaaataaaaaatcaatcccatttcaaataatgtcacttaaattgaaaaaatttcTTTCCCCGTAAAAACGAGGTATGACAGCTCTGTCGACTCTGCTGAGGATGAACCTAGAATCTTTGGTTCAGGATTCAAAATTCGAGCTTGtaatgttgtcacgacccaaaattactGTAgttcgtgatgacgcctaacgtcaccatcaggcaagccaacggtaatTTACTAATTGAATTACCCATCTTTATAAcctttgaaatcaaaattttcattaaCTAATTAGTATAAAATATGATTTACCGAGTGAAACAATGATGGTTATGTGAACTACCATACCAAacatccagtaggaacccccaaatcccgtgttacaagtgcatgagtatcaacaAGGAAAAATATGATTAATGCAACAACTGTCTGGAACAAAAATTAGACAGGAGTATATAAATATttttgatggagactctgtagcTGCGAATTCATAGCATGGAATGCACTCACCGTAAGTCCCCGTGACAGTTGCGCCTCTGCACCCAAAAGAtcactagacatacatgtacctgcacaaaaagaatatgcagtaagtgtagtatgagtatgtaaacaacgtgtacccagtaagtaccaagtctaatctcgaagaagtagtgacaagagggtgactttgacactcactatgggtcaaaaatattaaaatagaaatatttaaatagacATGGTTTAggtgaataacaataattttcttaacaagcgGAAATAAataatcctttcaaattcaataattttcaattaatcatttttcttcacaagctgcaataaaatgtCAAGGCATcgtgtaatttttattattaagtacgatttatgctgaggtcgttcggcccgatctagAGTATCATGTACACTATCGAGGGACGtgtggcacgatccatagatgcatctatactgccgaggcattcggctcgctccacaagaaaagaggacattttcttatgaacctacggaatgagaagttattataaggctaacacataaggatgtacaatttctattaacggtcaagtaattTGCTAAAAAATTCAAGTATGTAAAATTTAGATCTTTTAttatttcctctaacaatttcaaatattattctagtactttaattaataaaggatgcaattattacaagtaattcatgatttgagtcctaaactatccggacatagcataattagtagatatacacggactctcgtcacctcatgcatacgtagcccccacaattagcaataattatttatttaaatcacctatgtggtaaattccctcttacaagattataCAAGAGACTtgcctcgctccgaagttctataGCCGGCTCCAATGCCACTCTAGCACCTCAACCCGATGCTTGTCGATCCAAAGCTATGCAAACAATGTGAAAATAAATCAATATGTGTTTTAATACCCATAACTAATTAATTTCAACAAATTTCC
The nucleotide sequence above comes from Nicotiana tabacum cultivar K326 chromosome 12, ASM71507v2, whole genome shotgun sequence. Encoded proteins:
- the LOC107826815 gene encoding uncharacterized protein LOC107826815, with the protein product MPALPFPQKMKREKLDKCFGRFLEMLKQLYVNIPFTEVLTQMPAYAKFLKEILSRKRKLEETIVVKLNAHCSSILQNKIPLKCEDPGSFTIPCSLGSENFDKALRDSGASINLMPLSVLTKLEGELVVIKSIPVSLQLADRTTILPKVIIEDILVRVDKFVFPVDFIVVDMEGTRRCL